One window from the genome of Salvia miltiorrhiza cultivar Shanhuang (shh) chromosome 7, IMPLAD_Smil_shh, whole genome shotgun sequence encodes:
- the LOC130994596 gene encoding sucrose nonfermenting 4-like protein: MSTHMAYELLPESGKIVAFDVDLPVKQAFHILHEQGVYTAPLWDFSKSRFTGVLSALDFILIMREFAGGCYSKKEIDEVRIEWVEFVCKITDE, from the exons ATGTCGACGCACATGGCCTATGAATTGCTTCCTGAGTCTGGAAAG ATTGTTGCCTTTGACGTCGACTTACCCGTAAAGCAAGCATTTCATATTCTGCATGAGCAG GGTGTATATACGGCGCCCTTGTGGGACTTCTCAAAGAGCCGGTTTACCGGAGTTCTCAGTGCACTggattttattttgattatgaGAGAG TTTGCAGGAGGATGCTACTCCAAAAAGGAAATTGATGAAGTAAGGATAGAGTGGGTAGAATTTGTATGTAAAATCAcagatgagtga